One genomic segment of Culturomica massiliensis includes these proteins:
- a CDS encoding GLPGLI family protein — MKNIIKSLFFLFCLLNNFCLIGQYVIQGGERLEKEMSRNSWPRDTLEYARLCVHYRQLVRKDTLIPDEYETSEMILQIGRQISNYTNWIELHNDSIVAYELKNTDESVLAIVNRSVSRTYKSGDYQTILKNHPEGRTQVQSRVFFDRYLYEEDSPVFNWQLEKEESEWLGYKCRKATCTFRGRHYTAWYAPGISVSNGPWKFTGLPGLILRVSDARGDYVFDATALYRVTWERPIYIEKRPQEIKTTREKFLKAERAGMANPGFNIQASGKVKDVSDIRKKFPYNPMELE; from the coding sequence AAATCTCTTTTTTTTCTTTTTTGTTTGCTGAATAATTTTTGCTTGATTGGACAATATGTTATACAAGGGGGAGAACGTTTGGAAAAGGAAATGTCCCGTAACAGTTGGCCTCGGGATACGTTGGAGTATGCTCGGCTGTGTGTTCATTACCGTCAATTGGTTCGAAAAGATACACTGATTCCGGATGAGTATGAGACGTCGGAAATGATCCTTCAAATCGGAAGACAGATATCCAATTATACTAACTGGATTGAATTACATAATGATTCAATTGTGGCTTATGAGTTAAAAAATACGGATGAAAGTGTACTTGCCATAGTGAATCGGTCAGTAAGCCGGACTTATAAAAGCGGAGATTATCAGACGATTTTAAAAAATCATCCGGAAGGAAGGACTCAGGTACAGTCGCGTGTTTTTTTCGACCGCTATCTTTATGAGGAAGACAGTCCCGTATTCAATTGGCAGTTGGAAAAAGAAGAATCGGAATGGTTGGGTTATAAATGTCGTAAAGCCACCTGTACGTTTCGGGGAAGGCATTATACGGCCTGGTATGCTCCGGGTATATCTGTAAGTAACGGTCCCTGGAAATTTACCGGTCTCCCGGGATTGATTCTGCGGGTATCGGATGCCCGTGGCGACTATGTTTTCGATGCCACAGCCTTGTATAGGGTAACTTGGGAACGTCCTATATACATTGAAAAACGTCCTCAGGAGATCAAAACGACCCGTGAAAAATTTTTGAAAGCAGAACGGGCAGGGATGGCTAATCCCGGTTTTAATATACAAGCTTCCGGAAAAGTTAAAGATGTCTCCGATATCAGGAAGAAGTTTCCTTACAATCCGATGGAGTTGGAATAG
- a CDS encoding GLPGLI family protein: protein MRYIYLLVFFFSLHLSLYAQKVVFLGGEQDAPRKMDPCDTLDYTYLNVHYRQLVRKDKLDPDNLTRSNMVLQIGKQISRYSNYTYLVNDSIMTEEMKRPELSTMKIVNNALVRTKKAGDRSIVIKNYPKGQYSVQMTVLLNSYIYTEKEPVFDWNFSPDTLTVLGYLCKKATCLFRGRYYTAWYASDIPLSNGPWKFNGLPGLILKVEDADRDYSFECTALYRVGWKSPIYLSKGKKDIKTTREKFRQAEKAAMNNPNAVIGNSGLVTVPKGEKIVTKILPYNPIELE from the coding sequence ATGAGATATATTTATTTGCTTGTATTTTTCTTTTCGTTGCATCTTTCTTTATATGCTCAGAAAGTGGTATTTTTAGGAGGAGAACAGGATGCTCCTCGTAAAATGGATCCTTGTGATACCTTGGATTACACTTATCTGAATGTGCATTACCGCCAATTGGTACGAAAAGATAAACTTGATCCTGATAATTTGACGAGATCGAATATGGTATTGCAAATCGGGAAACAAATATCAAGATATTCCAATTATACTTATTTGGTTAATGATTCCATTATGACGGAAGAAATGAAACGGCCGGAATTAAGTACGATGAAAATTGTGAATAACGCTTTGGTACGGACTAAAAAAGCAGGAGATAGAAGTATTGTAATAAAAAATTATCCGAAGGGACAATATTCGGTACAAATGACAGTTTTATTGAATAGCTATATTTACACGGAAAAGGAACCGGTATTTGATTGGAACTTTTCGCCGGATACACTGACAGTGTTAGGGTATTTGTGTAAAAAAGCCACCTGTTTGTTCCGGGGGCGTTACTATACGGCCTGGTATGCTTCGGATATTCCGTTATCGAACGGTCCCTGGAAGTTTAACGGCTTGCCGGGGCTGATCCTGAAAGTGGAAGATGCGGACCGGGATTATTCTTTTGAATGTACAGCCCTTTACAGGGTCGGTTGGAAAAGTCCCATCTATTTAAGTAAGGGGAAAAAGGATATTAAAACGACCCGTGAAAAATTCCGGCAGGCGGAAAAAGCAGCGATGAATAATCCGAATGCCGTTATCGGTAATTCCGGTCTTGTAACGGTACCGAAAGGCGAGAAAATAGTAACGAAAATACTTCCCTATAATCCGATAGAGTTGGAATAG
- a CDS encoding GLPGLI family protein, producing the protein MKIILLFSFALGIQFSLFAQNIVFKGNIEDVPRKMEPRDTLDCAYLNVHYRQLIRKDKLFPEELTGSDMVLQIGEQVSKYSNYRFLVNDSIMTEELRCPKLNITNILNQATMRTKNAGDRSVVIKNYPKGQYWVRVPVLLNKYIYMEREPVFDWIFTSDTLTVLGYLCKKATCLFRGRYYTAWYAPDIPLSNGPWKFNGLPGLILKVEDADRDYSFECTALYRVGWKSPIYLSKRKKDIETTREKFRQAEKAAMNNPNAVIGNSGLVTVPKGEKIVTKILPYNPIELE; encoded by the coding sequence ATGAAAATAATTTTGTTATTTTCTTTTGCTTTAGGTATACAGTTTTCTTTATTTGCTCAAAATATTGTCTTTAAGGGAAATATAGAAGATGTTCCTCGTAAAATGGAGCCTCGTGATACGTTGGATTGTGCGTATTTAAATGTACATTACCGTCAATTGATTCGAAAGGATAAATTATTTCCGGAAGAACTGACAGGATCAGATATGGTTTTACAGATCGGCGAACAAGTATCGAAGTATTCTAATTATAGATTTTTGGTTAATGATTCTATTATGACAGAGGAACTAAGGTGTCCGAAATTGAACATCACTAATATTTTGAACCAAGCTACGATGCGGACTAAAAATGCCGGCGATAGAAGTGTTGTGATAAAAAATTATCCGAAGGGGCAGTATTGGGTACGAGTGCCGGTTTTGTTAAATAAATATATTTATATGGAGAGGGAACCGGTATTTGATTGGATATTTACATCGGATACATTGACAGTATTGGGGTATTTGTGTAAAAAAGCCACCTGTTTGTTCCGGGGGCGTTATTATACAGCCTGGTATGCTCCGGATATACCGTTATCGAACGGTCCCTGGAAGTTTAACGGCTTGCCGGGACTGATCCTGAAAGTGGAAGATGCGGACCGGGATTATTCTTTTGAATGTACAGCCCTTTACAGGGTCGGTTGGAAAAGTCCCATCTATTTAAGTAAAAGGAAAAAAGATATTGAAACGACCCGAGAAAAATTCCGGCAGGCAGAAAAAGCAGCGATGAATAATCCGAATGCCGTTATCGGTAATTCCGGTCTTGTGACGGTACCGAAAGGCGAGAAAATAGTAACGAAAATACTTCCCTATAATCCGATAGAGTTGGAATAG
- a CDS encoding GLPGLI family protein, whose protein sequence is MKTILIVTFFFFLQFSLFAQTIGGNLENFPREMDPRDTLDYAFLNVHYRQSVRENKLIPDKLTESDMVLQIGNEKSKYVNYKILISDSIMAEELKQLELSMLQVLNGALMRTKKAGDRSELIKNYPKGQYWVRMPVLLDRYVYTETKPTFDWTFASDTLTVLGYLCKKATCSFRGRDYTAWYAPDIPLSNGPWKFNGLPGLILKVEDADRDYSFECTDLYRVDWKSPIYLSKIKNTIKTTREKFRQAEKAAMNNPNAVIGNSGLLTVPKGEKMVTKTRPYNPIELQ, encoded by the coding sequence ATGAAAACAATATTGATAGTGACATTTTTCTTTTTCTTGCAGTTTTCTTTATTTGCACAAACGATTGGAGGAAATTTAGAAAACTTTCCCCGTGAAATGGATCCTCGGGATACATTGGATTATGCTTTTTTAAATGTACATTATCGTCAGTCAGTAAGGGAAAATAAACTTATTCCGGATAAGTTGACAGAATCGGATATGGTGTTACAGATTGGAAATGAAAAATCCAAATATGTAAATTATAAGATTTTGATCAGCGATTCTATTATGGCGGAGGAATTAAAGCAGTTGGAATTAAGTATGTTACAAGTTTTGAATGGGGCTTTGATGCGGACTAAAAAGGCTGGAGATAGGAGTGAATTAATTAAAAATTATCCGAAGGGTCAATATTGGGTCCGAATGCCGGTATTGTTAGATAGATATGTTTACACGGAAACGAAACCGACATTCGATTGGACATTTGCATCGGATACACTGACTGTATTGGGGTATTTGTGTAAAAAGGCAACCTGTTCGTTCCGGGGGCGTGATTATACGGCCTGGTATGCTCCCGATATTCCGTTATCGAACGGTCCCTGGAAGTTTAACGGTTTGCCGGGGCTGATCCTGAAAGTAGAGGATGCAGACCGGGATTATTCTTTTGAATGTACGGACCTGTACCGGGTCGACTGGAAAAGTCCTATATATTTGAGTAAAATAAAAAATACTATCAAAACGACCCGTGAAAAATTCCGGCAGGCAGAAAAAGCAGCGATGAATAATCCGAATGCCGTTATCGGTAATTCCGGTCTTCTGACGGTACCGAAAGGCGAAAAAATGGTGACGAAAACACGTCCTTATAATCCGATAGAACTGCAATAG
- a CDS encoding GLPGLI family protein, with product MKTILAAMFFFLVQFPLFAQVTISFPKGEAGFPRDMTPRDTLDYTYLNAHYCQLVRENKSDPDTLTKSEMMLQIGKQVSRYSNYTYWISDSIKADELKRPELSLASIFNQYFARTYKAGDKGVLLKNYPKGQCLFQKEILINEYVYTEDMPVFDWTFMPDTLRVLGYLCKKATCSFRGRDYTAWYAPDIPLSNGPWKFNGLPGLILKVEDADRDYSFECTALYRVDWESPIYLTNSKLKVRLTRKKFMQVEKMAMSNPGAVIGNSGLVSVPKDQLPREKYPYNPIELE from the coding sequence ATGAAAACAATATTGGCAGCGATGTTTTTCTTTTTAGTGCAATTTCCTCTGTTTGCACAAGTGACAATTTCATTTCCTAAAGGTGAGGCGGGGTTTCCACGTGATATGACTCCCCGGGATACGTTGGATTATACGTATTTGAATGCGCATTATTGTCAGTTGGTACGGGAAAATAAATCAGATCCCGATACGCTGACAAAGTCCGAAATGATGTTGCAGATTGGTAAGCAAGTGTCAAGATATTCTAACTATACTTATTGGATTAGCGACTCCATTAAGGCAGATGAATTGAAACGTCCTGAATTGAGTTTAGCCAGTATTTTCAATCAATATTTTGCACGGACTTATAAGGCTGGGGATAAAGGTGTCCTGCTCAAGAATTATCCGAAAGGACAGTGCCTGTTCCAGAAAGAAATCTTGATAAATGAGTATGTTTATACGGAGGATATGCCGGTGTTCGATTGGACTTTTATGCCGGATACGCTGAGAGTGTTGGGGTATTTGTGTAAAAAAGCAACCTGCTCGTTTCGGGGGCGTGATTATACGGCCTGGTATGCTCCGGATATACCGTTATCAAACGGTCCCTGGAAGTTTAACGGATTACCTGGGCTGATCCTGAAAGTGGAGGATGCGGACCGGGATTATTCTTTCGAATGTACTGCTCTGTACCGGGTTGATTGGGAAAGTCCTATTTACTTAACGAATAGCAAGCTTAAGGTACGTTTGACCCGTAAAAAATTCATGCAGGTAGAGAAGATGGCTATGAGTAATCCGGGGGCTGTTATCGGTAATTCTGGTCTTGTATCGGTACCCAAAGATCAACTGCCCCGTGAAAAATATCCGTATAACCCGATAGAATTAGAATGA
- a CDS encoding TonB-dependent receptor → MNKMLWYVGILVTLCISPSVLAQTVYEGKIVEEGTGRLVSDVICSATDLKGEKVFAYTMSGEQGEYRLRFYAEVDSVCLRFALLGYKNVVLICKNVSGQKDITFVPTQFQLKEVTVKAAPMWSVGDTLNYRVEAFQGGEDRVIGDVLKKLPGIKVSENGAITYQGEPINRFYIEGLDLLRAKYGIATNNIPADAVEKVQVLENHQPVKLLRDQVFSQQAAINLKLKKEKLGRPVINAEAGGGFTSSEGLWEGKLMAMEMARSWQSLYTFKTNNTGRNLTDELSDHGLGMADLLQGVPPYPTDLMESGSLIALPVDEKRYLQNQSYAATANQLWKIDEDSQLRLVLTYLKNRDREQRQELNRYQLGTEEELLWNTLNQLRDDSHRAEAVFSWTTNASSVYVDDELKFYGNWRDVASGVSGSQQVDQDFRMPLFLIQNKLDLVKRTGKSNWNLYSFIRYTGQPQRLDVAGDTVQFGQVGLLKQRTDRQKFYTTNRTGFSRQKGKSLFRLDVAFTAALEHLSSDLRPGLFEVSQNNRLQWNRWEYQLQPEYTLRGERGRLTIGMPLVFLDLYADHRSIPEKEHFSRLWTNPSVRYHYTFNPYWKASLSYRMQKELGDALDFTEGVRMTNFRTFRKGISIPEQRTSHSYSASFTYRNPINVLFTTLSVIYRMQHSNLVSAQTLTENHILQYREKRDNDRRYLMINGRLGKYWDGWRTNLSVDAGYTRMSFNQFQQQKEWKVTGHTAQVTVNIDCEPVSWNRVNLQIAYKGNKTGTARYVSDWLSDWKSGLSLHFFPAPYWQVTWKGEYVNNEIADAPDLRLFFMDAEVRYSLPRWEVALRCENICDKHTYAFSSYDGVNTFSTSYALRRRAVLVSLGFKL, encoded by the coding sequence ATGAACAAGATGTTGTGGTATGTTGGAATTTTGGTTACTCTGTGTATAAGTCCGTCAGTTTTGGCGCAAACCGTGTATGAAGGGAAGATTGTAGAAGAAGGAACCGGACGGCTGGTGAGTGATGTTATTTGTTCGGCTACCGATCTGAAAGGAGAGAAAGTTTTTGCATATACCATGAGTGGAGAGCAGGGAGAATACCGGTTGCGGTTTTATGCGGAGGTTGATTCCGTATGTCTGCGTTTTGCTTTGTTGGGGTATAAGAATGTTGTTTTAATTTGTAAAAATGTGAGTGGGCAAAAGGATATTACTTTTGTTCCTACGCAATTTCAATTGAAGGAGGTGACCGTAAAGGCTGCACCAATGTGGTCGGTGGGGGATACGCTTAATTACCGGGTAGAGGCTTTTCAGGGAGGAGAAGACCGGGTGATCGGTGATGTTCTGAAAAAATTACCCGGTATTAAAGTCAGTGAAAACGGAGCGATTACGTATCAGGGGGAACCGATCAACCGTTTTTATATTGAAGGACTGGATTTGTTGCGGGCCAAATATGGGATAGCTACGAATAATATTCCGGCTGATGCAGTAGAAAAAGTACAGGTACTGGAAAATCATCAACCTGTAAAACTGCTGAGAGATCAGGTGTTTTCGCAACAGGCAGCTATTAATCTGAAACTGAAAAAAGAAAAACTGGGGCGGCCGGTGATTAACGCAGAAGCCGGCGGTGGTTTTACTTCTTCCGAAGGTTTGTGGGAAGGAAAGCTGATGGCGATGGAAATGGCCCGTAGCTGGCAGTCGTTATATACGTTTAAAACCAACAATACCGGACGTAATCTGACGGATGAATTAAGCGATCATGGTTTGGGAATGGCTGATTTATTGCAAGGAGTTCCCCCTTATCCGACTGATTTGATGGAATCGGGAAGCCTGATCGCTTTGCCGGTGGATGAAAAGCGTTATTTGCAGAATCAATCTTATGCAGCTACTGCCAATCAATTGTGGAAGATTGATGAGGATTCCCAATTGCGTTTGGTGCTGACTTACCTGAAAAACCGGGATCGGGAGCAAAGGCAGGAACTTAATCGTTATCAGTTGGGAACGGAAGAAGAGTTGCTGTGGAATACTTTAAATCAGTTACGGGACGATTCGCATAGGGCTGAAGCCGTGTTTTCGTGGACGACGAATGCTTCTTCTGTGTATGTGGATGATGAACTGAAATTTTACGGTAATTGGCGTGATGTGGCTTCCGGTGTCAGCGGGTCACAACAGGTAGACCAGGATTTCAGAATGCCTTTGTTTTTGATCCAGAATAAATTGGATCTGGTTAAAAGAACCGGAAAAAGTAATTGGAATTTGTATTCTTTTATCCGGTATACCGGACAACCTCAACGTTTGGATGTGGCAGGGGATACCGTGCAGTTCGGACAGGTCGGTTTGTTAAAACAACGTACCGACCGTCAAAAGTTTTACACGACGAATCGTACCGGATTTTCGCGGCAGAAAGGAAAATCTTTATTCAGACTGGATGTCGCATTTACGGCTGCCTTGGAACATCTTAGTTCGGATTTACGACCCGGTTTGTTTGAAGTGAGTCAGAACAACCGCCTGCAATGGAATCGTTGGGAGTATCAGTTACAGCCGGAGTATACCCTGAGGGGAGAACGGGGAAGGTTGACGATTGGTATGCCCTTGGTTTTTCTGGATTTGTATGCCGATCATCGTTCGATACCTGAAAAAGAACATTTTTCCCGACTTTGGACGAATCCGTCGGTGCGGTATCATTATACATTCAATCCTTATTGGAAAGCATCGCTTTCTTACCGGATGCAAAAGGAATTAGGAGATGCTCTGGATTTTACAGAGGGAGTCCGTATGACGAATTTCCGTACCTTTCGTAAAGGAATATCCATACCGGAGCAACGGACGTCACATTCGTATAGTGCCAGTTTCACTTACCGGAATCCGATCAATGTGTTGTTTACGACTCTGTCGGTCATTTATCGAATGCAACATTCGAATCTGGTATCGGCACAAACTCTGACTGAAAACCATATCCTTCAATATAGAGAGAAAAGAGATAATGACAGGCGCTATCTGATGATAAACGGGCGTTTGGGTAAATATTGGGATGGCTGGCGGACTAATTTATCTGTCGATGCCGGATATACCCGAATGAGTTTCAATCAGTTTCAGCAACAAAAGGAGTGGAAGGTTACCGGACATACGGCACAGGTAACTGTAAACATAGACTGCGAACCGGTTTCCTGGAACCGGGTGAATTTACAAATCGCTTATAAAGGTAATAAAACGGGTACGGCTCGTTATGTTTCCGACTGGTTGTCGGATTGGAAATCCGGTTTATCGCTGCATTTTTTTCCGGCTCCTTATTGGCAGGTGACCTGGAAGGGGGAGTATGTAAATAATGAAATTGCAGATGCTCCTGATTTGCGGCTTTTCTTTATGGATGCAGAGGTCAGGTATTCACTGCCTCGCTGGGAGGTCGCTTTACGTTGTGAAAATATCTGTGATAAACACACCTATGCTTTTTCTTCCTATGACGGTGTAAATACCTTTTCTACCTCCTATGCTTTAAGACGGCGTGCCGTTTTGGTCAGTTTGGGATTTAAATTGTAG
- the rny gene encoding ribonuclease Y → MTHIIIAGVVALIVGILIGYIVIRLALKHRSENIIKEAEAEAEVIKKDKILQAKEKFLQIKAEHEKQAAARNNKLLVAENKLKQQETFISQKMEEIQRKSKDLQSLQSNLDVQKELMEKKVSELDKLKKQQIEQLEAISGMSGEQAKEKLINSLKEEAETEAISYVNEIMEEAKMTANMEAKKVVIKTIQRVATETATENAVSIFHIDSDEIKGRIIGREGRNIRALEAATGVEIIVDDTPEAIVLSGFDPVRREIARLSLHQLVTDGRIHPARIEEVVNKVKKQIEEEIIETGKRTTIDLGIHGLHPELIRLIGKMKYRSSYGQNLLQHARETANLCAIMAAELGLNVKKAKRAGLLHDIGKVPDDEPELPHAILGMQLAEKYKEKPDICNAIGAHHEEIEMTTLIAPIVQACDAISGARPGARREVVESYIKRLKDMEDLALSYNGVVKTYAIQAGRELRVVVGSEKISDKEAEKISFDVAKRIQDEMTYPGQVKVTVIRETRAIAYAK, encoded by the coding sequence ATGACACACATAATAATCGCAGGAGTGGTGGCCCTGATCGTCGGAATCTTGATTGGATATATTGTGATCCGGCTCGCATTAAAGCACAGAAGTGAAAATATTATCAAAGAAGCAGAGGCTGAAGCCGAAGTTATAAAAAAAGATAAGATTCTCCAGGCAAAAGAAAAATTTCTGCAAATCAAAGCAGAACATGAGAAACAGGCCGCAGCACGCAATAACAAGCTTTTGGTTGCTGAAAATAAATTGAAGCAACAGGAAACTTTTATCTCTCAAAAGATGGAAGAAATCCAGCGGAAATCCAAAGACCTCCAGTCACTTCAATCCAATTTAGATGTACAAAAGGAATTGATGGAGAAAAAAGTTTCCGAACTGGATAAACTGAAAAAACAACAAATCGAACAGTTAGAAGCTATTTCAGGCATGTCCGGCGAACAGGCCAAAGAAAAACTCATCAATTCCCTGAAAGAAGAAGCTGAAACCGAAGCCATTTCCTATGTTAATGAAATCATGGAAGAGGCCAAGATGACAGCCAATATGGAAGCTAAAAAAGTAGTTATCAAAACCATACAACGTGTGGCTACGGAAACGGCTACGGAAAATGCAGTATCCATTTTCCATATTGATTCGGACGAAATCAAAGGACGGATTATCGGGCGCGAAGGCCGGAATATCCGTGCTCTTGAAGCAGCCACCGGTGTTGAAATCATCGTTGATGACACTCCGGAAGCTATCGTTCTTTCAGGCTTTGATCCTGTCAGAAGAGAAATCGCCCGTTTATCCTTACACCAACTGGTAACGGACGGACGTATTCATCCGGCACGCATCGAAGAAGTCGTAAATAAAGTCAAAAAACAAATCGAAGAAGAAATCATCGAGACCGGTAAACGTACCACAATCGACCTGGGTATTCACGGATTGCATCCGGAATTAATCCGTTTGATCGGAAAAATGAAATACCGTTCTTCTTACGGTCAAAACCTGTTACAACATGCCCGGGAAACGGCCAACCTCTGTGCTATCATGGCTGCGGAACTCGGTTTGAATGTGAAAAAAGCCAAACGCGCCGGCCTGTTGCATGACATCGGTAAAGTGCCCGACGATGAGCCGGAATTGCCGCACGCTATCCTCGGTATGCAATTAGCTGAAAAATACAAAGAGAAACCGGATATTTGCAACGCTATCGGAGCCCATCATGAAGAAATCGAAATGACCACGCTGATCGCTCCGATTGTGCAGGCTTGTGATGCCATTTCCGGTGCCCGTCCGGGTGCCCGCCGGGAAGTTGTAGAGTCTTATATCAAACGTCTGAAAGATATGGAAGACTTGGCACTTTCTTACAACGGTGTTGTAAAAACATACGCTATACAAGCCGGCCGTGAACTGCGCGTAGTGGTCGGAAGTGAAAAGATCTCGGACAAAGAAGCCGAAAAAATTTCCTTCGACGTAGCCAAACGCATACAGGACGAAATGACTTACCCGGGACAGGTTAAAGTAACGGTAATCCGTGAAACACGGGCCATTGCTTACGCCAAATAA
- a CDS encoding cell division protein ZapA produces the protein MSEKDSTVSINVSIANKKFPIIAKSQEEEEIYRAASKRINDMISKFQAKYGTQADPLDFLYLTAFQHTVALIQAEKRNDTGPLINEIEKINLRIDEFVKE, from the coding sequence ATGAGCGAAAAAGATTCTACGGTTTCGATAAATGTCAGTATCGCGAATAAAAAATTCCCGATTATTGCCAAAAGCCAGGAGGAAGAGGAGATTTACCGGGCAGCATCGAAACGTATCAATGATATGATTTCTAAATTTCAGGCCAAGTACGGGACACAAGCCGATCCTTTGGACTTTTTGTATCTGACAGCGTTTCAGCATACAGTAGCCCTGATTCAGGCTGAGAAACGAAACGATACCGGGCCATTGATAAATGAGATTGAAAAGATCAATTTGCGAATTGACGAATTCGTTAAAGAGTAA
- a CDS encoding M23 family metallopeptidase — MRMIKWFCRLGLVVLHCFIMIPLYAQLGTNILPLRREPLLSGNFGELRATHFHSGIDLKTGGTTGLPVLCVNDGVIARIRISASGYGNALYVEHPDGMTTVYGHLDRFNGKIRKVARELQYRNESFELDENVRELGLIFRKGDTIAYSGNTGASGGPHLHFEYRDTKTENILNPLRFIAIQDHVAPNFRKLYVYESDPAGRLIRRRCDVKALGKGRYDAGRIKVSAGRVGVGAYITDVMDGSWNKLGVYKLTLRSRQAERFRLVVDTGAFDKAPLVNDLKDFELYRERSETVYRCFGNYIDRIPGISCVDNGYLTLNEGEEAEVELEAEDISGNSSVLRCVLVGGKQHGKKEGKVLEVGRVYHLKAGPYVLELDSCSLFTVVDSIATVDSAGVFVTARQDVPLWVKALLRVEGEYWDARMVLARLNAKGQWEALKTMREGNGLCAWVNMLGKYTLLIDSVPPRVEYGGMINGSLKFTIKDELAGIREYRGEVNGRWCLFEYDAKTGTLTCRKNEPAFVKGQKNRVLLTVTDAVGNKTRREIIVN, encoded by the coding sequence ATGAGAATGATTAAATGGTTTTGTCGGTTGGGGTTGGTGGTACTTCATTGTTTTATAATGATACCTCTGTATGCTCAGTTGGGTACGAATATCTTGCCTTTGAGAAGAGAACCTTTGTTGAGCGGGAATTTCGGGGAATTGCGAGCCACCCATTTTCATTCCGGAATCGATCTGAAGACAGGAGGTACTACCGGTTTGCCGGTTTTATGTGTGAACGACGGGGTTATTGCCCGAATCCGTATTTCGGCTTCCGGATATGGAAATGCACTTTACGTAGAACATCCGGATGGCATGACGACGGTGTACGGGCATCTGGATCGTTTTAACGGTAAAATACGAAAAGTAGCCAGAGAATTGCAATACCGCAACGAAAGCTTTGAGCTGGATGAAAATGTACGGGAACTCGGGCTGATCTTCCGGAAAGGGGACACAATTGCTTATAGTGGAAATACAGGTGCTTCGGGCGGGCCTCATTTGCATTTTGAATACCGGGATACGAAGACAGAAAATATTCTGAATCCTTTACGTTTTATTGCCATTCAGGATCACGTTGCTCCTAATTTCCGAAAATTGTACGTGTATGAATCGGACCCGGCGGGACGGTTGATACGTCGTCGTTGTGACGTGAAGGCTTTGGGGAAAGGACGTTATGATGCCGGCCGTATAAAGGTATCTGCCGGCCGTGTCGGTGTCGGTGCTTATATTACGGATGTTATGGATGGTTCCTGGAATAAACTGGGCGTGTATAAATTGACTTTACGGAGCAGACAGGCTGAGCGCTTTCGCCTGGTTGTTGATACCGGTGCTTTCGATAAAGCGCCTTTGGTAAACGATTTGAAAGATTTTGAACTTTACCGGGAAAGATCGGAGACGGTGTATCGTTGTTTTGGGAATTATATCGACCGGATACCGGGGATCAGTTGTGTGGACAACGGTTATTTGACGCTGAACGAAGGAGAAGAGGCCGAGGTGGAGTTGGAAGCTGAAGATATCAGCGGCAATAGTTCTGTGCTTCGTTGTGTACTGGTCGGAGGAAAACAACATGGGAAGAAGGAGGGAAAAGTGTTGGAGGTCGGACGTGTATATCATTTAAAAGCCGGTCCCTATGTGCTGGAGCTGGATTCCTGCTCATTGTTTACTGTGGTGGACAGTATTGCGACTGTGGATTCGGCAGGTGTATTTGTCACAGCCAGACAGGATGTACCGCTTTGGGTTAAAGCTTTGTTGCGGGTAGAAGGGGAATATTGGGATGCCCGGATGGTATTGGCACGATTAAATGCCAAAGGACAATGGGAAGCATTGAAAACAATGCGGGAGGGGAATGGGTTATGTGCCTGGGTGAATATGTTGGGAAAATATACCTTATTAATAGATTCGGTTCCACCCCGGGTCGAATATGGCGGAATGATTAACGGTAGTCTGAAGTTTACAATAAAAGATGAATTGGCAGGCATACGTGAATATAGGGGGGAAGTGAACGGGCGTTGGTGTCTTTTCGAATATGATGCAAAAACGGGAACATTGACTTGTCGTAAGAATGAGCCGGCTTTTGTAAAAGGACAGAAAAACCGGGTATTGTTGACCGTTACGGATGCTGTCGGGAATAAGACCAGACGGGAAATAATCGTGAATTGA
- a CDS encoding tetratricopeptide repeat protein, with product MDCHIEKLVKEGKLQEAILELEKKTADQPDEMDLLELGELYYREGKNTDALNKFNAVLRLNPENSKAQTYISMINKVLDFFCKDLLNP from the coding sequence ATGGATTGTCACATAGAAAAACTGGTAAAAGAAGGGAAATTGCAGGAAGCAATACTAGAATTGGAGAAAAAAACAGCGGATCAGCCGGATGAAATGGATTTGTTGGAATTGGGAGAGTTGTATTACCGGGAGGGAAAGAATACGGATGCGTTGAATAAATTCAATGCGGTATTGCGCTTGAATCCTGAAAATTCAAAAGCGCAAACTTATATTTCGATGATCAACAAAGTGCTGGATTTTTTTTGTAAGGATTTGTTGAATCCCTGA